A DNA window from Carnobacterium funditum DSM 5970 contains the following coding sequences:
- the gap gene encoding type I glyceraldehyde-3-phosphate dehydrogenase: MTVKVGINGFGRIGRLAFRRIQEVEGMEVVAINDLTDAKMLAHLLKYDTTQGRFNGEVEVKDGSFNVNGKEVKVLSNRNPEELPWGELDVEIVLECTGFFNSQEKAELHLKAGAKKVVISAPASGDMKTIVYNVNHEILDGSETVISGASCTTNCLAPMAKVLNDKYGIVQGLMTTIHAYTGDQNTLDAPHAGGDFRRARAAAANIVPNTTGAARAIGLVIPELKGKLDGAAQRVPVPAGSLTELITVLNKTVTVEEVDAAMKAASNESYGYTEDAIVSSDVLGMTFGSLYDATQTKVMTVGDKQLIKTVSWYDNEMSYTAQLVRTLEYFAKLSK; the protein is encoded by the coding sequence ATGACAGTTAAAGTAGGTATTAATGGTTTTGGACGTATTGGACGTCTTGCATTCCGCCGTATTCAAGAAGTAGAAGGTATGGAAGTAGTAGCAATCAATGACTTAACAGATGCAAAAATGTTGGCTCACTTGTTGAAATATGATACAACACAAGGACGTTTCAATGGTGAAGTTGAAGTTAAAGATGGCTCTTTCAACGTTAACGGTAAAGAAGTAAAAGTTTTAAGCAACCGTAACCCTGAAGAACTTCCATGGGGAGAATTAGATGTAGAAATCGTTTTAGAATGTACTGGTTTCTTCAATTCTCAAGAAAAAGCTGAATTACACTTAAAAGCAGGAGCTAAAAAAGTTGTTATTTCTGCACCTGCATCAGGCGACATGAAAACAATCGTTTACAATGTAAACCATGAAATTCTTGATGGTTCTGAAACAGTTATTTCCGGAGCTTCATGTACAACTAACTGTTTAGCACCTATGGCTAAAGTACTAAATGACAAATATGGAATTGTTCAAGGTTTAATGACTACTATTCACGCTTATACAGGTGACCAAAATACATTAGATGCTCCACACGCAGGTGGCGACTTCCGTCGTGCTCGCGCTGCAGCAGCTAACATCGTTCCTAACACAACTGGTGCTGCTAGAGCAATTGGCTTAGTTATTCCTGAATTAAAAGGTAAATTAGATGGAGCAGCACAACGTGTGCCTGTACCAGCTGGTTCATTAACAGAATTAATCACTGTTTTAAACAAAACAGTAACAGTTGAAGAAGTTGACGCAGCAATGAAAGCAGCTTCAAACGAATCTTACGGTTACACTGAAGACGCAATCGTTTCTTCAGACGTTTTAGGCATGACATTTGGTTCATTATACGATGCAACTCAAACTAAAGTAATGACAGTTGGAGACAAGCAATTAATTAAAACTGTTTCTTGGTATGACAATGAAATGTCATACACTGCACAATTAGTTCGTACGTTAGAGTATTTTGCTAAATTAAGCAAATAA
- a CDS encoding sigma 54-interacting transcriptional regulator has translation MKRKDLIYQYVKRNTEQLTKEEIAFGNGLTTIEVAEHLDIIRNNVSKELNELVREEKIVKINGRPVRYVDTTCLSWKPLTTKVNSYKEHTAINKNNEKQGKKEKNKLDKNLFDYMIGSNGSLKNQMEQAKAAIFYPPKGLNSLIIGPTGSGKTFFANAMYEYSQSKGVIDKNKSMVIFNCADYSQNPQLLMSHLFGHSKGSYTGATADKDGLLLKADKNMLFLDEIHRLPPEGQEMLFYFMDNGTFQRMGDTEERLTANVRIICATTEDPDSALLKTFVRRIPITIQLPSFNDRPPKERVQLVKLLLSIEAKRINKRIVVDENVVKALLGSVTYGNVGQLKSNVQLACAKGFLNSMDNHKEVLIVMDDLTPVLQDGLINLAKHREELNEISNYLEPRLVLHPDNPVYILEKDTYELPFNLYEIIGDKAALLKAEGVNAENIENFITTDINLHLKSFYKTNKLNFDNEKSLKDIVDQEIITLTKEIRAMAEEHLEYLFKDNFLYAMSLHLSSFIKRSKEGVVQTKTNKELENLISNYKKEYSVALMIKDHIKTKYQIVVPEVECWYLTMLLVSLREQNLVGQVGIVVAAHGRSTATSMVQVVTKLLNVQNIIAVDMPLEMSPHRVYDVIQDAVQRVNEGNGVLLLVDMGSLTTFGNKLMREMDIPIKTIDMVTTPVVLEAARKISLMDSSLDEIHDTLKNFRGYSNFLDYPHPSKLEELNKKVYQPKAIITICSTGEGTAVIIKQRVEELLASFIDEEIEVMSISLLDMNSTVKKIAENYQILATAGVSKPTIQVPHLTLEELFQSFGKERIKQVVLDSQNSESDLIESIDTKELCEEYLGMYFTFLNPQKLITILWEYSQIIETDMKQTFSNSLKIGLIMHIAGVLERVLLNDALSSEKEEDQENNPYFDAVSKANALVKMKLNLVIPDSEIVYILKIFDTQTEG, from the coding sequence ATGAAACGCAAAGATTTGATTTATCAATATGTAAAAAGAAATACAGAACAGTTGACCAAAGAAGAAATTGCATTTGGCAATGGTTTAACAACCATTGAAGTTGCGGAGCATTTGGATATTATACGCAATAATGTTAGTAAAGAATTGAATGAATTAGTTCGTGAAGAAAAAATAGTAAAAATAAATGGACGGCCGGTTAGGTATGTAGATACTACATGTTTGAGTTGGAAACCATTAACCACTAAAGTAAATTCTTATAAAGAGCATACAGCAATAAATAAAAATAATGAAAAACAAGGAAAGAAAGAAAAAAATAAATTAGATAAGAATTTATTTGATTATATGATTGGTTCAAATGGCAGTTTAAAGAATCAAATGGAACAAGCCAAAGCAGCGATATTTTATCCTCCAAAAGGTTTAAATAGTCTGATTATTGGACCTACTGGTTCTGGGAAAACTTTTTTTGCAAACGCCATGTATGAATATTCTCAATCAAAAGGGGTAATCGATAAAAATAAGTCAATGGTCATTTTTAACTGTGCTGATTATTCTCAAAATCCACAGTTGCTAATGTCACATCTATTTGGGCATAGTAAAGGATCTTATACAGGTGCAACGGCAGATAAGGATGGTTTACTCCTCAAAGCAGACAAGAATATGTTGTTCTTAGACGAAATTCATCGTTTACCACCAGAAGGTCAAGAAATGCTGTTTTATTTCATGGATAATGGAACCTTTCAGCGAATGGGTGACACAGAAGAACGTTTAACAGCCAATGTCCGCATTATCTGTGCCACAACAGAAGATCCAGATTCAGCACTGTTAAAAACGTTTGTACGACGAATACCCATCACGATTCAACTGCCTTCCTTTAATGATCGTCCACCTAAAGAACGCGTCCAATTAGTAAAATTACTTTTATCCATTGAAGCTAAACGAATCAATAAGCGAATCGTAGTAGATGAGAATGTAGTTAAAGCATTACTAGGAAGTGTAACTTATGGGAACGTCGGGCAATTGAAATCTAATGTTCAGTTAGCTTGTGCTAAAGGCTTTTTAAATAGTATGGATAATCATAAAGAAGTGCTAATTGTCATGGATGATTTAACTCCTGTATTACAAGATGGGTTAATCAATTTAGCTAAGCATCGTGAAGAATTGAATGAAATTTCTAATTATTTAGAGCCGAGATTGGTATTGCATCCTGATAATCCTGTCTATATTTTAGAAAAAGATACCTATGAATTACCTTTTAATTTATATGAAATTATAGGAGATAAAGCGGCATTATTAAAAGCTGAAGGTGTGAATGCAGAAAATATCGAAAACTTCATCACAACAGATATCAACTTACATCTGAAATCATTCTATAAAACTAATAAATTAAACTTTGATAATGAAAAAAGCCTAAAGGATATTGTCGATCAAGAAATCATTACTTTAACTAAAGAAATCCGGGCAATGGCAGAAGAACATTTAGAATATCTTTTTAAGGATAATTTTTTATATGCGATGAGTTTGCATTTGAGTTCCTTCATTAAACGTTCTAAAGAAGGTGTTGTTCAAACTAAAACAAATAAAGAATTAGAAAATTTAATTTCTAATTATAAAAAAGAATATTCAGTAGCATTGATGATTAAGGATCACATCAAAACGAAATACCAAATCGTTGTTCCTGAAGTAGAATGTTGGTACTTGACGATGTTATTAGTTTCTTTAAGAGAGCAAAACCTAGTCGGTCAAGTGGGCATAGTTGTAGCTGCACATGGTAGAAGTACGGCAACAAGTATGGTTCAAGTGGTAACGAAGTTATTAAATGTCCAAAATATTATTGCAGTAGATATGCCATTAGAAATGAGTCCCCACCGCGTCTATGACGTGATTCAAGATGCTGTTCAACGAGTAAATGAAGGCAATGGGGTTCTATTACTAGTGGATATGGGGTCATTAACTACTTTTGGCAATAAGTTAATGCGGGAAATGGATATTCCCATCAAGACCATTGATATGGTGACGACACCTGTTGTATTAGAAGCAGCTAGAAAGATTTCTTTGATGGATAGCTCATTAGATGAAATTCATGATACGTTGAAAAATTTTAGAGGATATAGTAATTTTTTAGATTACCCACATCCTTCTAAACTGGAAGAATTGAATAAAAAAGTTTATCAACCAAAAGCGATTATTACTATTTGTTCAACTGGAGAAGGAACTGCCGTTATAATCAAACAACGTGTTGAAGAATTATTAGCCAGTTTTATAGATGAAGAGATTGAAGTTATGTCTATTTCTTTATTAGATATGAACTCAACAGTTAAAAAAATAGCAGAAAATTATCAAATTTTAGCTACTGCTGGTGTAAGTAAGCCTACGATTCAAGTACCCCATTTGACACTTGAAGAATTGTTTCAATCTTTTGGTAAAGAGCGAATTAAGCAAGTAGTGCTGGATAGTCAAAATTCAGAATCCGATTTAATTGAATCGATTGACACAAAAGAATTATGTGAAGAATATTTAGGCATGTATTTTACGTTTTTGAACCCTCAAAAACTAATTACAATTCTTTGGGAATACAGTCAAATAATAGAAACAGATATGAAGCAAACCTTTAGTAATAGTTTGAAAATCGGATTAATTATGCACATAGCTGGTGTACTTGAACGGGTACTTTTAAACGATGCTCTATCTTCAGAAAAAGAAGAGGACCAAGAAAATAATCCTTATTTTGATGCAGTATCTAAAGCGAATGCCTTGGTGAAAATGAAATTAAATCTGGTCATTCCTGATTCGGAAATAGTCTATATCTTAAAAATTTTTGATACACAAACAGAAGGATAA
- the tpiA gene encoding triose-phosphate isomerase, giving the protein MRKPIIAGNWKLNKTASEALAFVEAVKSSIPSAEKVDSVIGAPTLFLHELTNAAKGTELKISAQNAYFENSGAFTGETSPAALNDIGVDYVIIGHSERREYFHETNEDVNKKAHAIFNNGMTPIICCGETLEQREAGQTNEWVNEQIKAAIAGLTKEQVAKSVLAYEPIWAIGTGKSSTSKDANETCSVIRETIAKEVSKEAAEAVRIQYGGSVKPGNIAEYMAQSDIDGALVGGASLEPDSFLALLGAIK; this is encoded by the coding sequence ATGCGTAAACCAATTATTGCAGGCAACTGGAAATTAAATAAAACAGCTTCAGAAGCCTTAGCTTTTGTTGAAGCAGTTAAGTCAAGTATTCCTTCAGCAGAAAAAGTTGACTCTGTTATCGGAGCACCAACTTTATTTTTACACGAATTAACAAATGCTGCTAAAGGTACAGAGTTGAAAATTTCAGCTCAAAACGCTTATTTCGAAAATTCTGGTGCTTTTACTGGCGAAACTAGTCCAGCAGCATTGAATGACATCGGGGTAGACTATGTTATCATCGGGCACTCAGAACGTCGTGAGTATTTCCATGAAACAAACGAAGACGTTAACAAAAAAGCTCATGCCATCTTTAACAATGGTATGACACCAATTATTTGTTGTGGTGAAACGTTAGAACAACGTGAAGCTGGACAAACAAATGAATGGGTAAACGAGCAAATTAAAGCAGCAATTGCTGGTTTAACAAAAGAACAAGTTGCTAAATCTGTTCTTGCTTACGAGCCAATCTGGGCAATTGGAACGGGTAAATCATCTACATCTAAAGATGCAAATGAAACTTGTTCTGTTATTCGTGAAACAATCGCTAAAGAAGTTTCAAAAGAAGCAGCTGAAGCTGTACGTATTCAATATGGTGGCAGTGTAAAACCTGGAAACATTGCAGAATATATGGCTCAATCAGATATTGATGGAGCATTAGTTGGCGGAGCTAGCTTGGAACCAGATTCTTTCTTAGCATTATTGGGGGCAATTAAATAA
- a CDS encoding phosphoglycerate kinase: MVKKVVTDLDLKDKKVLVRADFNVPMKDGKITNDNRIQAALPTIQYIIEQGGKVILFSHLGKVKTEEDKADKTLRPIAERLRELLGKEVTFVPETRGKELEDAVASLKAGEVLLFENTRFEDIDGKKESKNDADLGKYWASLGDVFVNDAFGTAHRAHASNVGIASNLETAAGFLMDKEIKFIGGAVDEPQRPFVAILGGAKVSDKIGVIENLLDKADKVLIGGGMTYTFYAAKGIEIGKSLVEEDKVELAKTLIEKGGDKLILPVDSITASEFSNDVPNEVHEAIPNEQMGLDIGPKTIELFTNELQGAKTVVWNGPMGVFEMSNYAKGTIGVCEAIANLTDATTIIGGGDSAAAAMELGFADQFTHISTGGGASLEYLEGKELPGVASISEK, from the coding sequence ATGGTAAAAAAAGTTGTAACTGATTTAGATTTAAAAGACAAAAAAGTATTGGTCCGTGCAGATTTTAATGTACCAATGAAAGATGGTAAAATCACCAACGATAACCGTATTCAGGCAGCTTTACCAACCATTCAATACATTATTGAACAAGGCGGAAAAGTGATTCTTTTCTCTCACTTAGGCAAAGTGAAAACAGAAGAAGACAAAGCGGATAAAACATTGCGTCCTATCGCAGAGCGTTTAAGAGAATTATTAGGTAAAGAAGTAACATTCGTACCTGAAACTCGTGGTAAAGAATTAGAAGATGCTGTTGCCTCTTTGAAAGCTGGCGAAGTTCTATTATTCGAAAACACTCGTTTTGAAGATATCGATGGCAAGAAAGAAAGTAAAAATGACGCTGATCTTGGTAAATACTGGGCTAGTCTAGGTGACGTATTTGTAAACGACGCATTTGGTACAGCTCACAGAGCACATGCTTCAAACGTCGGAATCGCATCTAACCTTGAAACAGCTGCTGGATTTTTGATGGATAAAGAAATCAAATTTATTGGTGGAGCAGTTGATGAACCCCAACGTCCTTTTGTTGCTATTTTAGGTGGCGCAAAAGTTAGTGATAAAATCGGAGTTATTGAAAACTTATTAGATAAAGCGGATAAAGTTCTTATCGGTGGAGGAATGACCTATACATTCTATGCTGCTAAAGGAATCGAAATCGGTAAGTCATTGGTTGAGGAAGATAAAGTCGAATTAGCTAAGACTCTGATTGAAAAAGGCGGCGACAAATTGATTTTGCCGGTTGATTCAATCACAGCTTCTGAGTTTAGCAATGATGTTCCTAATGAAGTTCATGAAGCCATTCCAAATGAACAAATGGGACTAGACATTGGACCAAAAACAATTGAGCTATTCACTAACGAATTACAAGGTGCTAAAACAGTTGTATGGAACGGACCAATGGGTGTATTTGAAATGTCAAATTATGCTAAAGGAACAATTGGTGTGTGTGAAGCTATTGCAAACTTAACAGATGCAACGACTATTATCGGAGGCGGAGATTCTGCAGCAGCAGCTATGGAACTAGGTTTCGCCGATCAATTCACTCACATTTCTACTGGTGGCGGAGCTTCTCTTGAATATCTAGAAGGCAAAGAATTACCAGGAGTAGCATCAATTTCTGAAAAATAG
- the eno gene encoding phosphopyruvate hydratase: MPFITDILAREVLDSRGNPTIEVEVYTESGAFGRGMVPSGASTGEHEAIELRDGDKDRYLGKGVTKAVDNVNKIISEAILGFDVRDQMAIDKTMIDLDGTPNKEKLGANAILGVSIAVARAAADYLDLPLYQYLGGFNAKTLPTPMMNIINGGSHADNSIDFQEFMIMPVGAPTFKEALRMGAEVFHALASILKAKGLTTSVGDEGGFAPNLGSNEEGFEVIIEAIKKAGYKPGEDVLLAMDAASSEFYNKEKGVYDLADSGEGEKTADEMIKIYEDLCAKYPIISIEDGLDENDWEGTKKLTDALGDKVQIVGDDLFVTNTEKLAKAIDMGVSNSILIKVNQIGTLTETFDAIEMAKKAGFTAVVSHRSGETEDSTIADIAVATNAGQIKTGSLSRTDRIAKYNQLLRIEDQLGDLAVYGGVKAFYNLKK, from the coding sequence ATGCCATTTATTACAGATATCTTAGCTCGCGAAGTTTTAGACTCACGAGGAAACCCAACAATCGAAGTAGAAGTTTACACAGAAAGCGGAGCATTTGGCCGTGGAATGGTTCCTTCAGGCGCATCAACTGGTGAGCATGAAGCAATCGAATTACGTGACGGAGACAAAGATCGTTACCTTGGAAAAGGTGTTACTAAAGCTGTTGATAATGTAAATAAAATTATCTCAGAAGCTATCTTAGGTTTTGACGTACGTGATCAAATGGCAATCGACAAAACAATGATCGACTTAGATGGAACACCAAACAAAGAAAAATTAGGAGCAAATGCTATTTTAGGTGTTTCTATCGCTGTAGCACGCGCGGCTGCTGATTACCTAGATCTTCCTTTATACCAATATTTAGGTGGATTTAACGCTAAAACTTTGCCAACTCCAATGATGAATATTATCAATGGTGGTTCACATGCTGACAACAGTATTGACTTCCAAGAGTTCATGATTATGCCTGTTGGAGCGCCAACATTTAAAGAAGCATTACGTATGGGAGCAGAAGTTTTCCATGCATTAGCTAGTATCTTAAAAGCTAAAGGATTAACAACTTCTGTTGGTGATGAGGGTGGATTCGCTCCTAACCTTGGATCAAACGAAGAAGGCTTTGAAGTTATTATCGAAGCAATTAAAAAAGCTGGCTACAAACCTGGTGAAGATGTTCTTCTTGCTATGGATGCTGCTTCTTCTGAATTCTACAACAAAGAAAAAGGTGTTTATGACTTAGCTGATTCAGGCGAAGGCGAAAAAACAGCTGACGAAATGATTAAAATTTACGAAGATTTATGTGCTAAATACCCAATCATCTCTATTGAAGATGGATTAGATGAAAATGACTGGGAAGGTACTAAGAAATTAACTGACGCTCTAGGCGATAAAGTTCAAATCGTTGGTGACGACTTGTTCGTTACAAACACTGAAAAATTAGCTAAAGCAATTGATATGGGAGTTTCAAACTCAATCCTTATCAAAGTTAACCAAATTGGTACATTAACTGAAACATTTGACGCTATCGAAATGGCTAAAAAAGCTGGCTTTACAGCAGTAGTTTCTCACCGTTCTGGTGAAACAGAAGATTCAACAATTGCTGATATCGCTGTTGCAACAAATGCTGGTCAAATTAAAACAGGATCACTTTCACGTACAGACCGTATTGCAAAATACAACCAATTGTTACGTATTGAAGATCAATTAGGCGACTTAGCTGTATATGGCGGAGTAAAAGCTTTCTACAATCTAAAAAAATAA
- a CDS encoding sugar-binding transcriptional regulator, whose amino-acid sequence MQDVLSIIEKVTPDIMDTLRRRYQILRNVYLLGPVGRRVLADKMGITERVLRTEVDSLRKQRLIRTSKVGMQLTANGEIVYHDLDVIMGQLLGMREKENQLAAYFKIEHCVIVSGNVEEQSKVQDELGRATMDSLKVLLPEGTNIIAVMGGTTMAEVANHMDESLAHHRELIFVPARGGLGESVDIQANAVSAQMAKRTGGKNRVLYVPEQVSEETYKPLLQEPEIKKTLNLVEQANCVLYSIGDATHMAKRRGMNEEVLALIKDKAAVGEAFGEFYNQTGEVVYKIPRIGMQSKDLARIPSVIAVAGGKSKAKAIEAHMKKVPAQTWLITDEGAANQILRGITL is encoded by the coding sequence ATGCAGGATGTATTGTCTATTATCGAAAAAGTAACACCAGACATTATGGATACGCTGAGAAGACGATATCAAATTTTGCGTAATGTTTACTTGTTGGGTCCTGTTGGACGTCGAGTACTCGCCGACAAGATGGGTATTACTGAGCGTGTACTAAGAACAGAAGTAGATTCATTAAGAAAACAACGCTTGATTAGAACGTCTAAAGTAGGGATGCAATTAACTGCAAATGGAGAAATTGTTTACCATGATTTAGATGTAATAATGGGTCAATTATTAGGAATGCGAGAGAAAGAAAATCAATTAGCCGCTTATTTTAAAATAGAACATTGCGTAATTGTTTCTGGGAATGTTGAGGAGCAGTCCAAAGTTCAAGATGAATTAGGACGAGCAACAATGGATTCTTTGAAAGTATTGTTGCCCGAAGGAACTAATATCATTGCGGTTATGGGTGGTACGACAATGGCTGAAGTTGCAAATCATATGGATGAAAGTCTTGCTCATCACCGAGAATTAATATTTGTACCAGCTAGAGGTGGACTTGGAGAATCAGTGGATATTCAAGCTAACGCTGTTAGTGCACAGATGGCCAAGAGAACTGGTGGGAAGAACCGCGTTCTGTATGTACCAGAACAAGTCAGCGAAGAAACGTATAAGCCCCTCTTACAAGAGCCAGAAATCAAAAAAACGCTGAATCTGGTAGAACAAGCTAATTGTGTTCTCTATAGTATTGGAGATGCAACACACATGGCAAAGCGCAGAGGTATGAACGAAGAAGTTCTAGCTCTGATTAAAGACAAAGCAGCAGTTGGAGAAGCTTTCGGAGAATTCTATAACCAAACTGGAGAAGTCGTTTATAAAATTCCACGTATTGGTATGCAATCAAAAGATCTTGCGCGAATACCAAGCGTAATCGCGGTTGCAGGCGGAAAATCCAAAGCAAAAGCAATTGAAGCACATATGAAGAAAGTACCCGCTCAGACGTGGTTAATCACAGATGAGGGTGCCGCTAATCAGATTTTAAGAGGGATAACCCTTTAA
- the gpmI gene encoding 2,3-bisphosphoglycerate-independent phosphoglycerate mutase, with translation MKKSPVAIIILDGLGWRNEVMGNAVAQAKKPNFDRYMGIYPHSQLKASGLDVGLPAGQMGNSEVGHTNIGAGRIVYQSLTRIDKAIEDGDFQVNPVLSGAMNHTIENQSDLHLFGLLSDGGVHSHINHLISLIKTAKEKGVRNIYVHAFLDGRDVAPNSGIGYVEQLEKAMKEIGAGEIATVSGRFYAMDRDKRWERVEKAYNAIAHGEGVKATSAMEAVQTSYASEKFDEFVLPTVIEKDGKPVATIKSDDAIIFFNFRPDRAIQLSNAFTDDEWEHFERGTRAQNVKFVTMTLYNPSIKAEVAFAPIPMKNVIGEVLSDNGLKQLRIAETEKYPHVTFFMNGGRNEEFPGENRILIPSPKVETYDLKPEMSAYEVTDALVADIESDQSDAIILNLANPDMVGHSGMLEPTIKAIEAVDENLGRIVDAIVAKDGYAIIFADHGNADTMLTPEGKPHTAHTTVPVPVIVTKKGVALREGGRLADIAPTMLDLLNLEKPVEMTGESLIQK, from the coding sequence ATGAAAAAATCACCAGTAGCCATCATTATTCTTGATGGACTTGGATGGCGTAATGAAGTCATGGGTAATGCGGTAGCACAAGCTAAAAAGCCTAATTTTGACCGCTACATGGGTATTTATCCTCACAGTCAGTTGAAAGCTTCCGGTCTAGACGTAGGCCTTCCAGCAGGCCAAATGGGGAATTCCGAAGTTGGACATACCAATATTGGTGCTGGACGCATTGTTTATCAAAGTTTAACTCGAATTGATAAAGCAATCGAAGATGGCGATTTCCAAGTAAATCCAGTTTTAAGTGGAGCAATGAATCATACGATTGAAAATCAATCAGATTTACATTTATTTGGATTATTGTCTGACGGTGGTGTGCATAGTCACATTAACCACTTGATTTCTTTAATAAAAACAGCAAAAGAAAAAGGTGTTCGCAATATTTACGTTCATGCCTTTCTTGACGGACGCGATGTAGCGCCTAATTCAGGTATTGGCTATGTTGAACAATTAGAAAAAGCGATGAAAGAAATTGGAGCAGGCGAAATTGCAACGGTTTCTGGACGTTTTTACGCAATGGATAGAGATAAGCGCTGGGAACGTGTCGAAAAAGCTTACAATGCTATCGCTCATGGCGAAGGTGTTAAAGCAACTAGTGCGATGGAAGCTGTTCAAACAAGCTATGCATCAGAGAAATTTGACGAGTTTGTTCTTCCGACAGTGATTGAAAAAGATGGCAAGCCTGTAGCAACTATAAAAAGTGATGATGCTATTATCTTTTTCAATTTCCGACCAGACCGCGCTATCCAATTGTCTAATGCTTTTACAGACGATGAGTGGGAACACTTTGAACGTGGCACAAGAGCTCAAAACGTTAAATTTGTTACAATGACTTTATACAACCCAAGCATTAAAGCTGAAGTTGCATTTGCACCAATCCCGATGAAAAATGTGATTGGAGAAGTTCTTTCTGACAATGGTTTGAAGCAATTGCGTATTGCAGAGACAGAAAAATACCCACATGTAACATTCTTTATGAATGGTGGTCGTAACGAAGAATTCCCAGGAGAAAATCGTATTTTGATTCCTTCTCCAAAAGTAGAAACGTATGATTTAAAACCTGAAATGAGTGCTTACGAAGTGACGGATGCCTTAGTAGCTGATATTGAATCAGATCAATCAGATGCTATCATCTTGAACCTTGCTAATCCAGATATGGTTGGTCACTCAGGTATGTTAGAACCAACGATTAAAGCGATTGAAGCAGTGGACGAAAATCTAGGACGTATTGTTGATGCAATTGTTGCTAAAGACGGTTATGCAATTATTTTTGCTGACCACGGTAACGCAGACACAATGCTTACCCCAGAAGGAAAACCACATACCGCTCATACAACTGTTCCTGTACCTGTAATTGTAACCAAAAAAGGAGTTGCATTACGTGAGGGCGGACGTTTAGCAGATATTGCTCCAACAATGCTAGATCTTTTAAATCTTGAAAAACCCGTAGAAATGACTGGGGAAAGTTTAATTCAAAAGTAA
- the heR gene encoding heliorhodopsin HeR — protein sequence MAKAIDFKSLKRFNIIMGLLHLVQGSLMLGFAIFIDRIAEFEIPIRSYFLTFDTTQMRLLTEEKEIFNAPFGIMVSLFLFISALAHFIIVTPWGNKIYNKDLERNMNRFRWYEYAISSSLMIMLIAMLFGVYDIGSLILIFVLNAMMNLFGLVMEEMTYYRKSTDWKSFVFGTIAGFVPWVVILLYAFGNADPAEVPWFVYALAGTYFVFFNLFPVNMILQYKKVGPWKNYLYGERAYIILSLVAKSALAWLAFAGVMQPG from the coding sequence ATGGCCAAAGCAATAGATTTTAAATCGTTAAAAAGATTTAATATCATCATGGGGTTATTGCATTTAGTTCAAGGAAGCTTAATGCTTGGATTTGCTATTTTTATTGATCGAATTGCTGAGTTTGAAATTCCTATTCGATCTTATTTCCTAACATTTGATACAACTCAAATGCGGTTGTTAACCGAAGAAAAAGAAATTTTTAATGCGCCATTTGGAATCATGGTTTCTTTATTTTTATTTATTTCTGCATTAGCACATTTTATTATTGTGACACCGTGGGGAAATAAAATATATAATAAAGATTTAGAAAGAAATATGAATCGCTTTAGATGGTATGAATATGCGATTAGTTCATCATTAATGATCATGTTAATAGCGATGTTGTTTGGTGTATACGATATCGGTTCACTTATTTTGATATTTGTTCTTAATGCTATGATGAATCTATTCGGTTTAGTGATGGAAGAAATGACTTATTATAGAAAGTCAACAGATTGGAAGTCGTTTGTTTTTGGAACAATCGCTGGTTTCGTTCCATGGGTAGTTATTTTATTATACGCATTTGGAAATGCTGATCCAGCTGAAGTTCCTTGGTTTGTATATGCTTTAGCAGGCACCTATTTTGTTTTCTTCAATCTGTTTCCAGTAAACATGATTTTACAATATAAAAAGGTTGGGCCATGGAAAAATTATCTTTATGGAGAACGTGCTTATATTATTTTAAGTCTAGTTGCTAAGTCTGCGTTAGCTTGGTTAGCTTTTGCAGGAGTTATGCAGCCTGGATAA